A region of Sulfurovum sp. DNA encodes the following proteins:
- a CDS encoding type II secretion system GspH family protein → MKLRDAFTALELVFIIVIIGILASVAIPKFSGTRNDAVISKAKGTIGSVRSAVAMERQKRILKGNFTTIKRLSSSSSYGSPIFDAFDGNTSKPVLAYPPISCANSTSQECWKETRVGQGTSSDPSTYTFYMPVSGVGVVFALENNRFDCDELNSTYGNDCKKLTH, encoded by the coding sequence ATGAAATTAAGAGATGCATTTACAGCATTGGAGTTAGTGTTTATTATTGTGATTATCGGCATACTCGCATCTGTTGCAATTCCAAAGTTTTCTGGTACACGCAATGATGCAGTGATAAGTAAAGCAAAAGGTACTATTGGATCTGTCAGAAGTGCTGTTGCAATGGAGAGGCAAAAGCGTATTTTGAAGGGAAATTTTACTACAATAAAGAGATTAAGTTCTTCATCGAGCTATGGTAGTCCAATATTTGATGCATTTGATGGTAATACATCAAAGCCAGTACTTGCCTATCCTCCAATATCTTGTGCAAATAGCACTTCACAAGAGTGCTGGAAAGAGACTCGTGTGGGACAAGGTACCAGCAGTGATCCAAGTACCTATACTTTCTATATGCCTGTATCGGGAGTGGGTGTTGTTTTTGCACTGGAAAATAATAGATTTGATTGTGATGAACTCAATAGTACATATGGGAATGACTGTAAAAAATTAACACACTAG